Proteins encoded in a region of the Myxosarcina sp. GI1 genome:
- a CDS encoding fatty acid desaturase family protein, giving the protein MSTTIMSSGISKATKILAVEELKDLNVRSNWQGLVRLTGHLTIMGTSGYFWSHNLNSWLIALPMLVVYGFSLAAMFALVHECVHRTAFANNRLNDAIAWIAGVLSGYNSTYYRRYHKWHHRYTQIEGKDPELEDPKPANFREYLREISGFNWWNGKIKTFYRLVTGKLDNCPYITENAKAEVVLSARLQLAVYAGAIAVSLLFHQPWFIIYWLLPLAVGQPILRAILLAEHTGCSNDNNSSTNTRTTLTWFPIKFLMWNMPFHAEHHLYPSIPFHALPQAHQQLKEHFKVIDKGYIRVNQNIVNSFL; this is encoded by the coding sequence ATGTCAACAACTATCATGTCATCTGGAATATCTAAAGCTACAAAAATTTTAGCGGTTGAAGAATTAAAAGATTTAAACGTTCGCTCTAACTGGCAAGGTTTAGTACGCTTGACGGGACACCTAACCATTATGGGAACGAGCGGTTATTTCTGGAGTCACAATCTAAATAGCTGGTTAATAGCTCTACCGATGTTGGTTGTCTACGGCTTTAGTCTGGCAGCGATGTTTGCTCTAGTTCATGAATGCGTACATCGTACCGCCTTTGCCAATAACCGCTTAAATGATGCGATCGCCTGGATTGCTGGCGTTTTATCTGGCTATAACAGCACCTACTATCGTCGCTATCATAAGTGGCACCATCGCTATACTCAGATAGAAGGTAAAGATCCCGAACTAGAAGATCCCAAACCGGCGAATTTTAGAGAATATTTAAGAGAAATAAGCGGTTTTAACTGGTGGAACGGTAAAATTAAAACCTTTTATCGTCTAGTAACGGGAAAATTAGATAATTGCCCGTACATTACCGAAAATGCCAAAGCTGAAGTGGTTCTTTCTGCTCGCTTACAGCTTGCTGTTTATGCTGGCGCGATCGCTGTTTCCTTACTTTTTCATCAACCTTGGTTTATTATCTACTGGTTGTTACCGCTAGCAGTCGGACAGCCAATTTTACGAGCAATTCTTTTAGCAGAACATACGGGATGTAGTAATGACAATAATTCCTCAACTAATACTCGGACTACTCTAACTTGGTTTCCCATAAAATTTTTAATGTGGAATATGCCCTTTCACGCCGAACATCATCTCTATCCCTCTATTCCTTTTCATGCCTTACCCCAGGCACACCAGCAGCTTAAAGAGCATTTTAAAGTTATCGATAAGGGCTATATAAGAGTAAATCAAAATATTGTTAACAGTTTTCTGTAG
- a CDS encoding GntR family transcriptional regulator — translation MTSPLHLVISERLRQQIENGEYVPGAKLPSESQLIEEFQASRITIRRAVANLVKQGLVVTHQGKGVFVTERRKVVYTLSNPLTFLEDDLKRQQIELKLKTVVFEPVTVSEEVQKILQLPKDEPIAYLQKKILLADGVPGCVDITYILPNIGKRLAPQLKQNMTFPILEQNNIAIERVEAVIECTNANLELSEYLEVPLGHPLLVYRHTAYTANDRPIVHGESISRGDRFCYAIGQQRNKI, via the coding sequence GTGACTTCGCCACTGCATTTGGTTATCTCCGAACGACTGCGCCAGCAAATTGAGAATGGCGAGTACGTTCCTGGTGCTAAATTACCTAGTGAAAGCCAACTAATCGAAGAATTTCAAGCTAGTCGCATTACAATCAGGAGAGCGGTCGCTAACTTGGTAAAACAGGGTTTGGTAGTTACCCATCAAGGTAAAGGAGTTTTTGTTACCGAAAGGCGTAAAGTCGTCTATACCCTTTCCAATCCGTTGACATTTCTCGAAGACGATCTAAAACGCCAGCAGATCGAACTGAAGCTAAAAACCGTTGTTTTTGAACCCGTCACCGTATCCGAAGAAGTCCAAAAAATCTTGCAATTACCCAAAGACGAACCTATTGCCTATCTGCAAAAAAAAATCTTGCTTGCCGATGGAGTGCCTGGATGTGTAGACATTACCTATATTTTGCCTAACATTGGCAAGAGGCTAGCACCGCAGTTAAAACAAAACATGACCTTTCCCATACTAGAACAAAACAATATAGCAATAGAACGAGTCGAGGCAGTTATCGAATGTACCAATGCCAATCTCGAACTAAGCGAATATTTAGAGGTACCATTGGGTCATCCCCTGTTGGTTTATCGACATACTGCCTATACAGCGAACGATCGCCCAATAGTTCACGGTGAGTCAATTTCCAGGGGCGATCGCTTTTGTTATGCGATCGGTCAGCAAAGAAATAAAATCTAA
- a CDS encoding MATE family efflux transporter, producing the protein MQQKLTTGRVGIQLTKLTLPMVWGVFAIVAFNLADTYFVSQLGTNQLAAMSFTFPVVMVLGSIALGLGVGASSVIARAIGEGDRHHVKVLTTNSLTLALAVVGIFVAIGLVTIDPLFTALGANETILPLVRQYMTVWYWGMIFLVIPMVGNSAIRAAGNTLIPSLIMTVASVVNIALDPIFIFGFGVVPALGLQGAALATVISRATTLAASLWVLHYSEKMILWRIPIAQTWGCWKKVLHVGLPAAGTNAVNPISIGFITSLIAAYGAETVAGFGIASRIESFAIIALMALSASISPFVGQNWGAQKYARVKEALRLSFIFCLLWGIFIAIFLGLAAPQLAAIFDRTPEVIATASLYLRLVPISYAAYGVILVSSSTFNALGKPFPAVVMTVARMIVIYVPLAYVGSSLFGVIGIFGAACLANLAVGIGAYIWNQQTCDRA; encoded by the coding sequence ATGCAACAAAAGTTAACCACAGGGCGCGTTGGTATTCAATTAACTAAGCTAACTTTACCAATGGTCTGGGGCGTATTTGCCATTGTAGCTTTTAATTTGGCAGATACTTATTTTGTCAGCCAGTTAGGAACTAACCAACTTGCCGCGATGAGCTTTACTTTTCCCGTGGTAATGGTGTTGGGCAGTATTGCTTTGGGTTTGGGTGTAGGGGCATCTTCGGTAATTGCTCGCGCCATCGGAGAAGGCGATCGCCACCACGTAAAAGTTTTGACTACAAATAGTTTAACTCTGGCACTCGCGGTAGTAGGAATTTTTGTCGCAATTGGACTGGTAACGATCGATCCTCTATTTACCGCATTGGGTGCTAACGAAACTATTTTGCCTCTAGTTCGACAATACATGACTGTTTGGTATTGGGGCATGATTTTTTTAGTCATACCGATGGTGGGTAACAGTGCGATACGCGCTGCTGGTAACACCCTTATTCCTAGCCTAATTATGACTGTGGCATCGGTGGTTAATATCGCTTTAGATCCTATTTTTATCTTTGGTTTTGGTGTAGTTCCTGCTTTAGGTTTACAGGGTGCGGCGCTAGCAACGGTAATTTCTCGCGCCACAACTCTAGCAGCATCTTTATGGGTATTACACTACTCAGAAAAAATGATTCTCTGGCGGATACCCATTGCCCAAACTTGGGGCTGTTGGAAAAAAGTGCTTCATGTAGGTTTACCAGCCGCAGGAACTAACGCCGTCAACCCAATTTCTATTGGTTTTATCACTAGTTTAATAGCTGCTTATGGTGCGGAAACGGTAGCTGGTTTTGGTATTGCTTCGAGAATTGAGTCTTTTGCCATTATTGCTTTGATGGCTCTATCGGCTAGTATTAGTCCTTTTGTAGGGCAAAACTGGGGAGCGCAAAAATATGCCCGCGTTAAGGAAGCATTGAGACTATCGTTTATATTTTGTCTGCTTTGGGGAATATTTATCGCCATATTTTTAGGATTAGCGGCACCGCAACTGGCAGCAATCTTCGATCGCACCCCTGAAGTAATTGCTACTGCCAGTCTCTATCTGCGCCTAGTGCCTATCAGTTATGCTGCCTATGGCGTAATTTTGGTTTCTAGCTCTACTTTTAATGCTTTAGGTAAACCTTTCCCTGCGGTAGTCATGACCGTAGCGCGGATGATAGTTATTTACGTTCCCCTGGCTTATGTAGGCAGTAGCTTGTTTGGAGTAATAGGTATTTTTGGTGCAGCTTGCCTGGCAAATTTAGCAGTAGGTATCGGGGCATATATTTGGAATCAACAAACTTGCGATCGCGCTTAA
- a CDS encoding NAD(P)-dependent oxidoreductase, with translation MKRIFITGASGCIGHYITEALIQQTDHELYLLVRNPQKLKLECLDRARVHLLQGDMSHIEEYSDLLLKNIDVAIVAATAWGGTRETYDINVDKTLALINLLNPNVCERVIYFSTASILDRHNRLLPAAEKFGHDYIRTKYQCFVQLSQCEIADKIIALFPTLVFGGDRDKPYSHLSAGLADVIKWIDLIRWFRVDGSFHYIHARDIALVVAYLVNNHEIIPRRLEKDGLVQRLVLGNPALTVDRAIAEICAYLNKRIYLRIPLYIWLANIIIKIFHIQMDSWSKFSLEYRHFTYQNPVTPVSFGLNNYCSTIEELMKISKV, from the coding sequence ATGAAGCGGATTTTTATTACTGGTGCCAGTGGGTGTATAGGTCACTACATTACCGAAGCCTTGATTCAACAGACCGACCACGAACTATATTTGCTGGTAAGAAATCCGCAAAAGCTAAAGTTAGAGTGTCTCGATCGCGCCAGAGTTCATCTTCTACAGGGCGATATGAGCCACATAGAAGAATACAGCGATTTATTACTTAAAAATATCGATGTAGCTATTGTGGCTGCAACTGCCTGGGGAGGCACGAGAGAAACCTATGATATTAATGTGGACAAAACTCTAGCTCTAATTAATCTGCTCAACCCTAATGTTTGCGAACGAGTTATTTATTTTTCTACAGCCAGCATTTTAGACCGCCACAATCGCTTATTGCCAGCAGCAGAGAAATTTGGTCACGATTACATTCGCACTAAGTATCAGTGTTTTGTCCAACTATCGCAGTGTGAAATTGCCGATAAAATTATTGCTTTATTTCCCACTTTAGTCTTTGGTGGCGATCGCGACAAACCTTATTCTCATTTAAGCGCGGGTTTAGCAGACGTAATTAAATGGATCGATCTAATTCGCTGGTTTAGAGTTGATGGTAGCTTTCACTATATCCATGCTAGAGATATTGCCCTAGTAGTTGCTTATTTGGTAAACAATCACGAAATTATACCCAGAAGATTAGAAAAAGATGGTTTAGTACAGCGTTTGGTCTTGGGTAATCCTGCCTTAACTGTCGATCGTGCGATCGCAGAAATTTGCGCTTATTTAAATAAAAGGATTTATTTGCGAATACCGCTTTATATTTGGCTGGCTAATATAATAATCAAAATTTTCCACATTCAGATGGATTCTTGGAGTAAGTTCTCTTTAGAATACCGCCATTTTACTTATCAAAATCCTGTTACCCCTGTAAGTTTTGGCTTAAATAATTACTGTTCTACTATCGAAGAATTGATGAAGATTTCTAAAGTTTAA
- the hemE gene encoding uroporphyrinogen decarboxylase, translated as MNAVSSTPLLLRAAXGEILERPPVWMMRQAGRYMKVYRDLKDKYPGFRERSENPDIAIEISLQPWHAFQPDGVIMFSDILTPLPGIGIDFDIVESRGPMFDTPIRTQEQIDKLHSLNPEESLPFIKTILQSLRSEVGNKSTVLGFVGSPWTLAAYAIEGKSSKNYSIIKGMAFSQPQLLHSFLTKIADAIAVYVRYQIDCGAQVVQLFDSWAGQLSPQDYEVFALPYQQQVVRQVKETHPDTPLILYISGSAGVLERMGQSGVDIVSVDWSVDMAEARQRLGKEMKVQGNIDPGILFGTQDVIRDRIFDTIRKAGGRGHILNLGHGVLVGTPEDNVRFFFETAKQADKLMVSA; from the coding sequence ATGAACGCAGTATCATCAACTCCCTTATTATTAAGAGCGGCTCSCGGCGAAATTTTAGAACGTCCTCCTGTATGGATGATGCGCCAAGCGGGTAGGTATATGAAAGTCTATCGCGATCTCAAAGACAAATATCCTGGGTTTCGCGAACGCTCGGAAAATCCCGACATTGCGATTGAAATTTCTCTGCAACCCTGGCACGCCTTTCAGCCCGATGGGGTAATTATGTTTTCCGATATCTTGACTCCCTTACCAGGGATCGGGATCGATTTTGATATCGTTGAAAGCAGAGGTCCGATGTTCGATACGCCCATTCGTACTCAAGAGCAAATCGACAAATTGCATTCTCTAAATCCAGAGGAGTCTTTACCGTTTATTAAAACCATTTTGCAAAGCCTGCGATCCGAGGTTGGTAATAAGTCTACAGTTTTGGGTTTTGTCGGTTCTCCCTGGACTTTGGCTGCTTATGCCATTGAAGGTAAAAGTTCTAAGAACTATTCGATTATTAAAGGCATGGCGTTCTCGCAACCGCAGCTTCTTCATAGTTTCTTGACTAAGATTGCTGATGCGATCGCCGTTTATGTGCGCTATCAAATCGATTGTGGAGCGCAAGTAGTACAATTATTTGACTCCTGGGCGGGTCAGTTAAGTCCCCAAGACTACGAAGTATTTGCCCTACCCTATCAGCAACAGGTAGTTCGTCAAGTTAAAGAAACTCATCCTGATACCCCGTTAATTCTCTACATCAGCGGTAGCGCGGGAGTATTAGAAAGAATGGGTCAATCTGGTGTGGATATTGTCAGCGTTGACTGGAGTGTAGACATGGCAGAAGCCAGACAGAGACTAGGAAAAGAAATGAAAGTACAAGGCAACATCGATCCTGGAATTTTGTTTGGTACTCAAGATGTAATTCGCGATCGCATTTTCGATACGATCCGCAAAGCAGGAGGTAGAGGTCACATTCTCAATTTGGGACATGGGGTTTTAGTTGGCACTCCCGAAGACAATGTTCGCTTTTTCTTTGAGACAGCTAAACAAGCAGATAAACTAATGGTTTCTGCATAG
- a CDS encoding ankyrin repeat domain-containing protein, translating into MSAFIWLWVLSSSLCSIITAVIARNAFGTGSSQLIQIAFVVYWISLGLVQWKVLNPYISNAYIWGLVTIVGGIISSFLLVAGWAVALGFFLRNVSFPFGSSNSSSGNFLISSILAILFLFGSGFLLGWLQKLALQSSISSVNINYIAWITGFTWLLAAPLLGIVYFSLARYHPFSYILLVTIFAIFANLVQGSVIRQILSSNGLISEDILSRKMIAYILIVLIIAFSFAYPIRYRILEAIGFTEVLHGAVIDGKINAQKYLDGGGNPNGLDKYQNSLLHSATRKENLPLIELLIARGADINIRDKDRETSLHKAKSRETAELLLANGAKVNAQSKNGNTPLHYIRTLDLEVVEVLLKYGADPNIAGFGGKTPLYSVRNCKQAKILLENGANPNVQNKEKNTPLHTIFRVEQIETSEKLKIAEVLIHYGADVNAKDNRGKTPLNYSNKKEIDELLIENGARY; encoded by the coding sequence ATGTCAGCTTTTATTTGGTTGTGGGTTCTAAGTTCATCTCTTTGTTCAATAATTACCGCAGTTATTGCCAGAAATGCTTTTGGAACTGGTTCAAGCCAGCTAATTCAAATTGCATTTGTAGTTTATTGGATTTCATTGGGACTAGTGCAATGGAAGGTATTAAATCCATATATTTCCAATGCTTATATTTGGGGCTTAGTTACCATTGTTGGCGGAATAATTAGCTCATTTTTACTTGTAGCGGGTTGGGCTGTAGCTTTAGGATTTTTTCTCAGAAATGTCTCTTTTCCTTTCGGAAGTTCTAATTCTAGTAGTGGGAATTTTTTGATATCTTCTATCCTGGCAATTCTTTTTTTATTTGGCTCTGGATTTTTACTAGGATGGTTGCAAAAGTTAGCTCTTCAAAGCTCGATCTCGTCAGTTAATATTAATTATATTGCTTGGATAACTGGTTTTACTTGGCTATTAGCTGCACCATTGTTGGGAATAGTATATTTTTCGCTAGCAAGATATCATCCTTTCTCCTATATTTTGTTGGTGACTATTTTTGCCATATTTGCCAACTTGGTTCAAGGCTCAGTGATAAGACAAATACTATCTTCTAATGGATTAATATCAGAAGATATTTTATCTAGGAAGATGATAGCCTATATTTTAATAGTATTAATTATTGCTTTTAGTTTCGCTTATCCTATTAGATATAGAATTCTAGAAGCAATCGGGTTTACTGAAGTATTACATGGGGCAGTAATAGATGGAAAAATTAATGCTCAAAAATATCTTGATGGTGGCGGAAATCCTAATGGCTTAGATAAATATCAAAACTCTTTATTACATAGTGCTACTAGGAAAGAAAATCTACCTTTAATAGAATTATTAATTGCAAGAGGTGCTGATATTAATATTCGAGATAAGGATAGAGAAACCTCTTTGCATAAAGCTAAGAGTAGAGAGACTGCGGAATTGTTGTTAGCAAATGGAGCAAAAGTAAATGCCCAAAGTAAAAACGGCAATACTCCTCTACATTATATTCGGACATTGGATTTAGAAGTTGTGGAGGTATTACTAAAATATGGTGCAGACCCAAATATTGCTGGTTTTGGTGGAAAAACTCCTTTATATTCTGTTCGCAATTGCAAGCAAGCAAAAATATTGTTAGAAAACGGTGCTAACCCTAACGTTCAAAATAAAGAAAAAAATACTCCTTTGCATACAATATTTAGAGTCGAACAGATTGAAACTAGCGAAAAACTAAAAATAGCAGAGGTTCTAATTCATTATGGTGCAGATGTTAATGCTAAAGATAATCGAGGTAAAACCCCATTGAATTATTCTAACAAGAAAGAAATCGACGAATTGCTAATTGAAAATGGTGCTAGATATTAA
- the glsA gene encoding glutaminase A: MNDGFSFNPAIKDFSGFDKSLNDLLQIIHRQYLPLNEGEVAANLPELANVAPDWFAISVVDVNGNRAEAGDTAELFPIQSISKPFVYGMALETRGEDYVLDRIGVEPTGESFNSIIEPEEIFKRQYNPLVNAGAIATTSLIPGRDPAERSAKLREMFRRYIGREVEVNQAVFKSRQKSDRLNRAIAYMMLNFDLIEGEIEEILALYFQQCSLMVNTNDLAVMAATLANGGVNPITKKQAIDASYVKNLLGIMYTCGLYDFSGQWAYRVGIPAKSGLSGAIIGVVPQQMGIAVFSPRLGKHKKSLRGVKVFETLSKRWQIHIFAPIRLPSSIDDNSGTQSSHSCDLDSSYEHQDSHSKPIEKPAAPGSQIVTEYLASLHQRYLPLRKGKIYQSEPGLVNIAPDWFGICMVTVTGEVYTVGDWEVPFLIQSISKVFAYGMALEDWGRERVLTKVDVEPTGDAYNSIIKLETQTKLPYNPMVNTGAIATTSLIQGNSSARRLNRVLEMYRRYIGHQVFIDTPTLVSEQNHGDRNWAISYLLRNFNIISGDIKPILDLYLQQCSVLLNCRDLAMMGATLANNGVNPITKERAINSEYVRDLLSVMYTCGMYDFAGEWVYKIGFPAKSGVSGAIISVIPGIMGLAVYSPLIDERGNSIRGIKVCKNLSRNYRLHIFDN, encoded by the coding sequence ATGAACGATGGATTTAGTTTTAACCCTGCAATTAAAGATTTTTCTGGCTTTGATAAGTCTCTAAACGACTTGCTTCAAATCATACATCGTCAATACCTACCACTTAATGAAGGAGAAGTAGCTGCTAATCTTCCCGAACTTGCCAATGTCGCTCCCGATTGGTTTGCAATTAGTGTTGTGGATGTCAACGGCAATCGCGCTGAAGCTGGCGATACTGCCGAACTTTTTCCCATTCAATCGATCTCCAAACCGTTTGTTTATGGAATGGCTTTAGAAACAAGGGGAGAAGATTACGTTCTCGATCGCATTGGAGTCGAACCTACAGGGGAGTCATTTAACTCAATTATCGAACCCGAAGAAATTTTTAAGCGACAGTATAATCCTTTGGTTAATGCTGGTGCGATCGCAACTACGAGTTTAATTCCAGGTCGAGATCCAGCAGAACGTTCCGCTAAACTGCGAGAGATGTTTCGCCGCTACATTGGTCGAGAGGTAGAGGTAAATCAGGCTGTATTTAAATCGAGGCAAAAGAGCGATCGCCTCAATCGGGCAATTGCCTATATGATGCTCAACTTCGATCTAATAGAAGGGGAAATTGAGGAAATTCTCGCGCTTTACTTTCAGCAGTGTTCGTTGATGGTTAACACCAACGATTTGGCAGTTATGGCAGCTACCTTAGCTAATGGTGGCGTTAACCCAATTACTAAAAAACAAGCCATAGATGCGAGTTATGTTAAAAACTTGCTCGGCATTATGTATACCTGCGGATTATACGATTTTTCGGGGCAGTGGGCTTACAGAGTGGGTATTCCAGCTAAAAGTGGTCTATCGGGGGCAATTATTGGTGTCGTTCCCCAACAAATGGGTATTGCCGTTTTTTCTCCCCGTCTGGGCAAACATAAAAAAAGCCTGCGGGGAGTAAAAGTATTTGAAACGCTATCAAAACGCTGGCAAATACATATTTTCGCTCCAATTCGTTTGCCATCAAGTATTGATGATAACTCTGGTACTCAATCCAGTCATAGCTGCGATTTGGATTCTTCCTACGAGCATCAAGACTCACACTCTAAGCCCATCGAAAAACCAGCAGCACCAGGCAGCCAAATCGTAACTGAATATTTAGCAAGTTTACATCAACGTTACTTACCCCTCAGAAAGGGCAAAATCTATCAAAGCGAACCAGGCTTAGTTAACATCGCTCCAGATTGGTTCGGGATTTGTATGGTTACGGTTACGGGAGAAGTTTATACAGTAGGTGATTGGGAAGTTCCTTTTTTAATTCAATCAATCTCTAAAGTCTTTGCTTACGGTATGGCATTAGAAGATTGGGGCAGAGAGAGAGTTTTAACTAAAGTAGATGTCGAGCCAACGGGAGATGCCTACAACTCGATAATTAAGCTAGAAACCCAGACAAAACTCCCTTATAATCCTATGGTGAATACTGGCGCGATCGCTACTACCAGTTTGATTCAGGGTAATAGTTCTGCTCGTAGGCTCAACCGAGTTTTAGAGATGTATCGCCGTTACATCGGACATCAAGTATTTATCGACACCCCGACTTTGGTTTCCGAACAAAATCATGGCGATCGCAATTGGGCAATTTCTTACCTGCTACGTAACTTCAACATCATTTCTGGAGATATTAAACCAATTCTCGATCTCTATCTGCAACAATGTTCTGTTTTACTAAACTGTCGCGATCTAGCCATGATGGGTGCCACGTTAGCTAATAACGGTGTTAATCCCATAACCAAAGAACGGGCAATTAATTCTGAATACGTCAGAGATTTGCTCAGCGTTATGTATACCTGTGGGATGTATGACTTTGCAGGAGAATGGGTTTATAAAATTGGTTTTCCTGCTAAAAGTGGTGTAAGTGGCGCAATTATTAGTGTAATCCCAGGCATCATGGGTTTGGCTGTATATTCACCTCTTATCGACGAACGTGGCAATAGTATTCGCGGCATAAAAGTTTGTAAAAATCTCTCTCGAAATTACAGGCTGCACATCTTCGATAATTAA
- a CDS encoding cyclase family protein — translation MSVSSANNSSDWIDVSLTIHTGMAHWPDNPGIKIEPSLCLAHGDVCNVSKLTLGSHTGTHVDGLNHFIKGGLGIDKMPLDATIGKARVIGIEDTESIKVAEIAPHNLQAGDRVLFKTVNSERCYQQDDFVEDFVYISTEAAEYLAERQVRTVGVDYLSVGGYQGNVVEVHHALLGSGIWVIEGLNLSAIAPGEYELICLPIKIQDGDAGLARAILKPL, via the coding sequence ATGTCAGTATCGTCAGCAAATAATTCTAGTGATTGGATCGATGTTTCTCTAACTATTCATACGGGTATGGCTCATTGGCCTGACAACCCTGGAATTAAGATAGAACCTAGTTTGTGTCTGGCGCACGGTGATGTTTGCAACGTTTCCAAGTTGACATTAGGCAGCCATACAGGCACTCATGTCGATGGGTTAAATCACTTTATTAAAGGCGGTTTGGGAATCGATAAAATGCCCTTGGATGCCACCATTGGTAAAGCTAGAGTAATTGGCATCGAAGATACAGAATCGATTAAAGTAGCAGAAATTGCACCTCATAATTTACAGGCAGGCGATCGCGTGTTATTTAAAACGGTCAACTCCGAGCGTTGCTACCAACAGGATGATTTTGTTGAAGATTTTGTTTATATTTCTACAGAAGCTGCGGAATATCTAGCAGAACGACAAGTACGTACTGTAGGAGTTGATTACCTTTCTGTAGGTGGCTATCAAGGCAATGTAGTAGAAGTTCACCACGCTTTATTGGGTTCTGGTATTTGGGTAATTGAAGGTTTAAATCTTTCAGCGATCGCCCCTGGTGAATACGAATTAATCTGTTTGCCGATTAAAATTCAAGATGGAGATGCAGGTTTGGCTCGCGCTATTTTAAAACCCCTTTAA
- a CDS encoding thioredoxin domain-containing protein, which produces MPIPIPNKPSGYRLGNTDAPVMVEMFFDLECPFSKKGWNTLIKVVEQYRDRVYFILQPMTLGNHRQSWDATKAAIAVAGDDTDKFIDFVSYIYRHQEEFANEASKDKTQRDFHHLLASYAADGFGWDKQQFIDRLESKEIYNLARIPARLAIVRGVWSTPTFFINGAEATDLSSQSSLEDWQQTIDSLLS; this is translated from the coding sequence ATGCCAATTCCTATACCTAATAAACCTAGTGGCTACAGACTAGGTAATACAGATGCACCTGTAATGGTTGAGATGTTTTTCGATCTAGAATGCCCGTTTTCTAAAAAAGGCTGGAATACCTTAATTAAAGTAGTTGAACAGTATCGCGATCGCGTCTATTTTATCTTGCAGCCCATGACTTTAGGCAATCATCGTCAAAGTTGGGATGCTACCAAAGCAGCGATCGCCGTAGCTGGAGACGATACGGATAAGTTTATTGATTTTGTTAGTTATATTTATCGGCATCAAGAAGAGTTTGCCAACGAAGCTTCTAAAGATAAAACCCAAAGAGATTTTCATCACCTTTTAGCCAGCTATGCTGCCGATGGTTTTGGTTGGGATAAACAACAATTTATCGATCGCCTGGAAAGCAAAGAAATTTACAATTTGGCAAGAATACCCGCTCGTTTGGCAATTGTGCGTGGCGTTTGGTCTACTCCCACCTTTTTTATTAATGGTGCAGAAGCTACCGATTTATCTTCACAGTCCAGTTTGGAAGATTGGCAGCAGACTATTGATTCTCTTTTAAGTTAA
- a CDS encoding DUF3082 domain-containing protein: MSENTPQNLSSAESPEKKITLLRCWTASILSGGLATAIYFLMMSIVQTYANKPVTSANPVVVNLTVAVRTLVIGMAALGTGVFGIVALGLFLLGIQVAIQNLQRRFSKKSG, translated from the coding sequence ATGAGCGAAAATACACCCCAGAATCTCAGTTCGGCAGAGTCTCCAGAGAAAAAAATTACGCTTCTACGCTGTTGGACGGCTTCTATTCTCTCTGGGGGATTGGCAACCGCGATTTATTTTTTAATGATGTCTATCGTCCAAACTTATGCTAACAAGCCAGTTACTTCAGCCAACCCAGTAGTAGTTAATTTAACTGTAGCAGTAAGAACGCTCGTCATTGGTATGGCTGCTTTAGGAACTGGAGTTTTTGGTATAGTAGCTCTTGGTTTATTTTTACTGGGTATTCAAGTAGCAATTCAAAATCTTCAACGGCGTTTTTCTAAAAAATCTGGTTAG